The Dioscorea cayenensis subsp. rotundata cultivar TDr96_F1 chromosome 8, TDr96_F1_v2_PseudoChromosome.rev07_lg8_w22 25.fasta, whole genome shotgun sequence genome segment ATATATTGATGATATATGGAAGAAAGATCATTACCTCACCAAATGAGCCTTTGTGGTACAATCAATCAGTTATTCCCTTGTGCTCATTATATTATTCAGAGTGAAACAATTTGTAATATAATAACTTGCAACTCGTTACCAAAAATGATACAACCCTTAATCTCAATGTCAAGCAGTTCAGCATACAGCAGCAAGGAAAGCATAAACCACTAGAGAATGCTAATGATAATTAAAGGTTGTAAATTACAAGATTCAAATTAATCAACTTGTACACAGCATCCATTTAGCTTAATTTTACAGAGGAAGAGAAATGAAACATTATTCTCTAAAAACAGGGTGTTAGAAGCAGCTATGGACCTGTAAGATTCAACGCAGCATTTGCTGTTGAAGCTTCAAAAACATCAAAAGTAGTTTAGAATTCTTTGATGGTTGAACAATGAGGAATAAGAAACTAAAAACAATGATACATAAGATGGCATCAATGAGAAGGTTAACATAATCAAAAACCCAAAAGGACAAAAAAAGGGAGTCAAATAGGTAAAAGAACGCTTGAACTAAgtgcgtgtgtgtatatatattgcaCTGGTTACACATAGTTCACATGTGCACAAAGGTTTGCAAAATTCTCAAACCAAAACAATTAGGTGTTTAGTTCTTAGAGAgcgaaaaagaaaagaatgaatcAATGCATGCAATGTACTAGCCTGAAGATAATGCTTTTTTGAAGTTCTCCCAGACTTCTGGGCCTTTAGGGTCACAATTTACAAACCTCTTCATGAACAACTTATCAGAACATGCAAGGACACTGCTCAATGCCAATCCAGGATTAACTCTGGCTCTATCTTTAAGCCAATCATACATCAAAAACCGAAGCTTGACACGCCCTACAGTATATGACATACAAGAGGGGAATGCAACCAGGGTACTCAAGGGGTAGCCCAaattattcaaaagaaaatcaagtttcCTCTGGAGGACATCTATCTTCTGGTTCAGAATCTGCGGTGCCATTTTGATCATATTTGAGACATCATTTGCATCAAACCCAGCTTTGACCAGAAAATCATACCGATTTTGAAGTTCATCGCCCTTTCCGCGGAACACCTTAAGTGCCTTGTTCATCTCTTTTGAATTCTCCACAAATCCTAAGCGCAACaagaacttcttcttctccataaGGGATCTTTCATCATCACCAGAGTTTGGCAGAGGAGTGACTTTTAATCCAAAAGCATATTTCTTCAATTCGTGCGGatcattttttataatcttGCACAACCGCTTTTTCCCAACATTGAGGGTGGTGATAATACTATTAGGCCTTTTTAACTTACACATACCGAAAATATCCATGTGAGTACATATAAGGTTCTGAATATCACTGTGATCCATTTCAATGTCAATCAGAAACTGCAAGCCCCGTAAAACATTTTTTATGTAACTCCCAATTTGAACAGAAGGAAATTGAGTAAACATCGCGATGACTTCCTTTTCTCTCCCACCCATTTTCACTAGTAACCCAATCAGCAGAAAAACAGTCTTCCCAGAACCATCTGATATAACATTAGGCTGCTTTCTGATAAATATTGCTACTTCTTGACTAGAGAGCCCCAGATGATGAAGAAAGTGCAAAAGCATGAGTGTTCTGCCCCAGTTGTATGTATTCTTCTCAGACAGAATCCCACCAATCCAATCTCGTTGTATACCCATGCTCTCCAGCTGCTCTAGCACTTTAACAAACATCATCCTATCAACTTCCTTGACTAAAAGCTGAGGGCTTGAAGCCACAAGCTTAATAACACTGGTTTTACTCAACCCCAGCGCCTCATAAGCTTGAAGTTTTGAACTCAACAAGCCAAAGTCATACTTGAAAACCTCCGCAGCTTCCTTGTAAATCTTACCAATCTTTCCTCGAGCAATTCCATAGTTACACAAAACATGGTAGTTCTCAAGCAACATCTCATCATCAGAAAGAAACATCAAATCTCGCGGAAGAAGTTGATTATACTCAGAAGGTTTAAGCCCCACGCTCTCAAAGAATGGCTCAAATTCATAAATAGGATGGTACCGGAAATATCGCATCAATGCCCGCTctacatcttcttcattttccaccttCTTCAGAAGCCGACCAAGAAAAATTGGGGAGTTCTTGCTGATGTGCTCAGCATCAGTGAATTGCAAGCCTCTAGTGCCATGAAGATAATCCACAAAAGCAGCTTGACCTTTCACCACAGCTTGAGTATTTTTCTGACTAAAGTTTGAATCTCTTTTACGACTATCAGTGCACAATCCTCTTAGAACACTCAATGAAAAAAGCTTTTCCCTAAAAAGAGTGCCTTTGCTACAGAAATACAGAATTTTTGATGTCTCAAATTGATTTCTGGAACAAACACGAGATGCCCAAGTGCTGAAAACTGAACGTTTATCTTGCAGAGCTCTACATAGATGCAAAGTTCCTTTTTTTACGCACCAATGATCATCAAAGACGCTAAAAAGCGAGGCTTTTGATAATTTAAGTtggtttttcaaattatttctaTCAACCAAACTGAAAGGAGATGGTCTTCTTAATCTCCCTAACTGGGTCATTGCCATTGCACAAAAACGGAACGAAATAGATGATTGAGGAACTAAAGAAAAGACTCGGAGGAGAAGGAATCCATAAGAAGATGCAGATTTACCTCAAAGCTGATAGCTTTGCAGTTCTCTTCTCCTTTGCGTCGAAGGGCCTTCTGCAAGGAAAGCTATAATGGGAGCCTTCGGTTCTATACAGGGACACTACTTTATTAATCGATTTTATGGAAAATAGAGAGATATGATCCGTTGGATCTACATGTCCTGCTACATCAGACGGTCGATGTTGCATTGAGACAATTAAAAGGTTGGAACTTGGGTGCTTTATTCGTGAAGCCCCTTTGAAACCTCAGAACTGGTTATTAGGGTTTTAGCTTGCTTTCAAACTCCCAAAACTGATAAAAATGATTGGATTTTCAGAAGACTGGGGCTTTAAAGCTTGGATTTTGGAGGTAAGAAACGCAATCCCTGATGCTGATTTGATTTGTGAGAAGGCTTCAATTGGTTGTTGAGTTTCTCTTTGTATGTATGCCTTTTTGACATTAGAAATGATGAGCAGCAGGCTTCTCTCAAGCATAAGTATTTACAAGATGGCTTCTCAGATTAGTGTGCCTTTGATTTCTTACGTTCTGTGTGGGAGAATTCCTGTCTCGCAGCCTAAAAACCAGTTTTTTCACAGAAAAATTGGCACTTGTGTTGTGTCTGAATGTGTTCATAGATGCTCATATTTTGATTCACAAAAAATTGGGTTGTTCTCGGGAGCTAGCATTGCAAAATTACAGAAAAATGTGACCTTGTTTGCAGAAAGATGCTTTGATTGCAGTTCTTTTTGCGTGAAAATTAGGAATGTTGCTGTTTCTGGGACACTGATGAATATGCATAGAAAACGGTATTTTTCAAGCACTAGTATTGCTCAGATTAATGGGCATGCTGTAATTTTGGATGCAAACTTGGCTATTGATGGTCAGTCAGTTTCGCGCATCTCTCGCAGCGATcgcattgatgcacagaatgcaCTTTTTGACTATTTGCACAGCACTAGGAGCTTGAATTTCACTGATGCTGAACACATGAGCAAGAACTCTCCTGTTTTCCTTCAGAAACTCACAGCAAAATTGGAGAATGAGCAAGACATGGGCCGGTCACTCAGCAAGTTCCTTTGCTTCAATCCTATTAATGAGTTCGAGCCATTCTTTGAGAGTCTGGGTTTGAAGCCGTCTGAGTTCCATCCCTTGCTCCCCCgcaatttgatttttctgaCTGATGATGGTGCCTTGCTTGAGAATTACCATGTTCTTTGCAATTACGGGGTTCCTCGTAGCAAGATTGGTAAAATGTACTGGGAAGCCATGGAGATATTTAGATATGATTCCGGTGTAATGTCTCTGAAGCTTCAGGCTTATGAAGAGCTCGGCCTGAGCAGGCCTACCATTATTAAGTTGGTCACATGCTGCCCCACACTTCTAATTGGTGATGTCAATGTGGAATTTCTATGTGTCGTTGATAAATTAAAGACATTTGGCATTGAGCTGGATTGGCTGAGGGGATGCTTATCAGATAAGagtttgtacaattggaatagGATCCTTGAAATGCTCGACTTTTTGGATAGGATGTGTTGTGGGAAGAAGGAATTGGCTAGCCTGATGCGTGAAAATCCGAGGTTTGTCTTTGATGATTCTGGAAAAAAGATCTATGTCTTGGTCGCTATGTTACTGAAATTGGGTCTCAGCAGCaatatgattttaaatttgtttgtgCAATACCCGCGGATTCTAGCTGGGAAGTTCACAAAGTATTTGCTGCAATCTGTGCAGTTCTTATCTGAGATTGGGATGGAGAACAAGGACATTGCTAGAATCATTTCTACTCATCCCCAAGTCTTTGGGACTTGCACTTGTAGGAAAAGCAAGGTTGTTTTGGAGAGCTCAAACCTGACAGCTGAAAGATTATGTGAGATCATAATTGAAGATCCATCACAGTTCAGTAATTTGGCTTGCAGAAAGAAGGTGACAGATGCAAATAAACCAAGAGTGGAAGGAAGTTATCTTCAGGAGAAGACTAATTTCTTGTTGAAATTAGGGTTTGTGGAGAACTCAGATGAAATGGCGAAGGCACTGAGCAAGTTTCGAGGGAGAGGGGATCAACTTCAGGAGAGATTCGACTGCCTGGTCAATGTTGGACTGGACTGCCACACAGTGTCAGAAATGGTTAAACTTGCTCCTCCATTGCTCAATCAGTCCACGGAtgttattgaaaagaaaatcaattgtCTTTTGAATGATTTGGGATATCCTCTTGAGGCACTTACTGCCTTTCCGACATTCCTTTGTTACAATTTGGAGAAGATAAAGCTTAGATTTTCCATGTACAGATGGCTTAAGAAGCATGGGATAGTAAGACCCACCAAAAACCGGAAAATTGTCAATTCGAAAGTGGCCTTGAGTACCATTCTTGCATGTTCAGATACAcgatttttgaaatattttgtggATCTCCACCCGGAAGGACTACAGGAGTGGGAGAGGTTGAAAAAGTTATCATCTGACAAAATGAAATGATCTCATAATCATCAGCAGAGTAGGATCCTTCGTTCCTCTTTGTCCCAAGACATACATGAAGCACATTTTTCTCATGTTACATATGAAAAAGAATGAACATTTTCACTTTTCAGTGGAAAATATGTTTTGGTGTTGATGTCATTCTTTTGGCAGATTTTGTGAACTGATCTGAAAGGATGTATAACTGGGTGCACTCTTAGTTTCGTGAAGCAttttccgaaaaaaaaaacctccagAACAATGCTTGAGTCTGAGATCTCAAGCTTTAATGTTAAATGAGAGCATGATCgtggaaatgaaaagaatgctAGTCTACAAAACCAGAAGATGATATGTAAGCTCTGAGACTGttctttcattcattcaaaTGATAATTAATATGATTCTATTATTTACCTTTTCCCCgcaaatttgtttaattttgaattattcttgACCGAAGGAGCTAAATTATTCATGACCAAAGTAACTTTGGTGAAATTTAAGCAAAGAACAAATAACAAACTGCTAACTACTCGTCAAATCTCCTCTGAATATCTAATTAGAAACTCAAAGCCTCTTTAATTTCCATGGCACTGCAATTTGTTAACTTCtgattattaaaagaaaataaaaagaaagaaggaaatgaCTTGCATGATCTAATCAttcaaaaacttcaaattatGATTTACCATTGTGGTTGAGGTGCTGCAAATCATTCATGGAAACTCTCATCGCAGATTTGCTAACAATGGTCTATGAAACAATGAGTATATACAACCGTTGGGCAATTTGTGAATTGAGTAATAAGTAAATCTCAACCAATTCACACACTTTAAAACAAATGTGTAGTTTTCCCTCAAATGATGTATCTTATTCCCTCCTGTTAAACAATTAAGCTATAATCAATGGTTCATAAAATCTTCTTCATTCATGTCAACAGTATCCTCTGAAACATCAAACTTATTGACTGTGgcactaaaatataaaacatcagtCCTTTATCATGCTTCAATTTTTTATCAGAAAATTTTGGAGGTCCTTTTCAGGAAAGGGCAAAGTTTTACACTACTGTATCTGGTATGTACTCTGCAATTCTGTATATAGTAATTACATTTAGTTTTCAATTACTAATTTCATGCAGAGTTCTAtagtttcattaaaaaaaaaacacctgcAAATGGTTCTTGATATGATAAACAATCAGGCCCATCTGAACTCATAAACTTTTATTTTCCCTGTTGGATTGTTGGAGCTTCTGCATGTAATCAGATGATAAGATGCCAGAAATTAGTAGACTCTACACCTCCCAGATAATTTACTGCTTCAATGAACTTCTTGTGAAAAATCCTGAGTCAATctaattcttgttttatttgcagTAGATTTGCCCTGTGAATTGCTTGAAAAATTAATCATAGCACCTTGTTGAATCTGTAAGTTTGTTTGGTTCActctaaatatttaaacaaatttgaaacaaaaccaaGGATGATTTCTTGCCCCCTTCACTTGCATACTTAGTTCAAAGAACCAAAGCTCATTTTTTCTGCAGAATTTTTCTGAACTGAACTTGTCTTTGTTATGAAAACTGCAGAACACAGTCAAACAGCAGAAAAGTTGGTACATACAGATTATTATAATTCAGAAATTATTATCAGCGTCATCATATGCATTTATACTATCATTTATTTGGTATTGTATGAGATGAGATGACAATAGATGTATAAAATACGCTAATACATAGGTGGTCTTGTCCGCACTAAAATAACTGCTTGGGCGGTTATAAGAGAATTGAGTAATCAATTCTTGGCATCTTAAATAAACCAGGTCTTGGTTCAATATGGTGAATTCCTATATCACAATTTCTCCCTCCAATTACTATCGAAAGAGACAAGAGAAGGTCAAGCACTTGCATGGAGTAAActgtaaataaaaaaagcatagCATCATTAATCTAATCTCAACTAAATAACATATGGTGACATTGTTTACGAATTGACTTGCATGTGATGCATGTATATGTAAAGCAGATGGATATATGATATCGGACTTGTATAACAAATGGtttatctaataaaaataattaattggcATGCAGTAATCTTTTATTGTGCATGCAGTGTATATTCAGAAAACTGCTGATTCATAAAAACTCCAAGAGTGAACATCCAAAACAATCAccaattgaaaattgaaaatgattgaaacaagaaagagagttTAAATTGATGCTCGACTGAAAATATGAAGCAATCCTGCAGAAAACTCCAATTGAGTGAagattagtatatatataaatatctagaTTCCAAAAGTCTTTTTAAATTATAGGAAAAATGAAACAAGAATGAGTCAATACATTGTTCTCTAGTTCATCTTTTTCAGCCAATGAGACATGAGAAGCCATGTTAGACATACTTCAGTAACTTAACTCGATAAAATTCATCGAGTGACCTTCAATCACAAAACATAATGCTAAAATTCAGAGAATGAATTTCTTAAAGAACTTGTCAATCATCATTTGCATACACAAATCATAGTAAAACATAACTGAATGTAATTTATCAACTTATTTAACTTTCAACCTGGAATTTTTTGCTTTGAATTACAATGTCATGTGAGGTGTCATTTTCAATCTGTTTGACTGTTTCAGAAATAATCCTTTACAGCACTGCTTTATCCTCATTTCATAATTGACTAACTTTTTACGAAGAATGTTTGTTAATCTGTCTTTTTATATTGCTCAAAAGACAGATCTCCGTCAAGAGTGAACATCCACAccaattgaaaattgaaaatgactGAAACAAGAAAGAGTTTAAATTGATGTTCGACTGAAAACATCCTGCAGAAAACTCCAATTGAGTGAAGATTagaatgtatgtatatatatatatatatatatatatatagattctaAAAGTCTTCTTAAAGTATAGGAAAGATGAAACATGAATGTGTTCAATACATTGTTCTCTGGTTCATCTTTTTCAGCCTATGAGAACATGAGAAGCCATGTTAGAAATACTTCAATTTAACTCCCCGAAATTCATCGAGTGAGCTTCAATCACaaaaaataatgctaaaatTCAGAGAAAAAATTTCTTAAAGAACTTGGCAATCATCATTTGCATACACAAATCACAGTAAAACGTAACTGTATGTGATCTATCAAATTATTCAACATTCAATCTGCAATTTTTTGCTTTGTCATTTTCAATCTGTTTGCTGTGTTTCAGAAATAATGATCCTTCATAGCACTGCTTTATCTTCATTTCATAATCGACTGACTTTTTATGAAGAATGTTTGTTAATCTGTCCTTTTATATTGCTCAAAAGACAAATCTCCGTCAAGAGTTATCGGTTGCTCATCTGAAAATAGGATATCGAAATTTAATGGCTCAACAAgattaatatttgttttcagTTGTTGTTCAAACATCTGCTGGAGTTTCTTTCCCTGTGCTTCAATCCTCATCTGCAGATTTTTCTGAATCTGTTAACCCAAGTGAAACCAGAAGAAAAACTTGATCAGCTTCTGCAAAAAAGTTTTCAACCCTTGTAAAACTTCAGGCAAAAAGGACAAATAGCAAACCTCCAACTGCTCATGAAGACTCCTTTGAACATCTAATTGAAGCCTCAAAGCCTCTGTAATTTCCAGGGCACTGCAATGATCAGTAGAACTACCAATTGTCAGAAAGAATGTGAAGATATCTTTCAGAAACTTCAATTAAGACATACCATTTTGGGTCAAGGTGTTGTGAATCATTCATTGAAGCTCTTCTGCCAGATTTTCCTACAAACATCGATAAATATATGAGTATACATAACTGCAGAGAAACATCCTTACTGCCAAATTTACTAGTTTCTGGCAAATAAACTTTCAAGCAATGCATAGTATTTTGCTCCAATGACTTGTCTTATTCCCTTCTACTAAACATTCAAGATATAATGAACAATGCATAGCGTCGTCTTCTGCATTCACGTCCACAGTATTCTTGAAAACATCGAACTTATTGACTAtggcataaaaatataaaatatagatatttcTATATCATGTTTCAACATTTATCATAAAAAGATGAAGGTCTTTTTCAGATAAGGAGCAAAGTTTTACCTGCTACTGCCTCTGGTATGTACTTTGCAATTCGGTATTTCTGCAAGTCATACAATAATCAAATTTAGTTCTCAATTACAAGGTCTATGAagaattatatagttttatcgGCAAACACCTGCAAATGGCTCTTGATATGATAAATAGTCAGCCCATCAGAGCTCATCAACTTCAATATCCCTTTTGGAGTTGCTTCTGCATATAATCAGCTAATCAGTTACTAGAAATAAGGAGTTAAgctccacaaaaaaaaaaattcagtccACATACTCTCTGCACCTCCAAGGCGATTAACCGCTTCGACAAACTTCTCATGAAGATCCTGAGTCCATCGAATTCTTGTTTTATTGGTGTTTGATTTTCCGGGTGAAACTTTTTCCTGCTGAATCTGCAAGTTGATTCATTTAATCTAAAttcaaacaaatttaaaacaaagcATGCATGAATTCTTACCCCCATCATTTGCATACTTTGTCCAACTGATTGAAGCTCATTTTCTGCAGTATTTCTGAATTGAACTCTGTCTATGTTTTGAGAAACTGCAGGACAATCGAATTGAGGAAGAGTATCTGTCGGGGAATGAGCTCCTCTGAGCCGATTATCAAACCAAGGAAATCCCATCAAAAGCTCAGTAGCATAAAAAGAAGCAGGATTTGATCCAATAAAACTAGAAGGAAATGAATCAGAAATACATGGCTGGAAAAGATGCTGCTGATTCATTTCCTCTCTTGAACCAAAACTCTCAATTGAACATCCAAAAGAATCATCATTCAATGATTTCTGTTGATGCTCATGGCAAACAATCTTCTGAGTGTTCATTGTAAACAAACTCAAAGAAATCCAATCATATGAATACAGAAAAGATTGAAACAGGAATTAATGAACTCAAAG includes the following:
- the LOC120267270 gene encoding transcription termination factor MTEF18, mitochondrial-like, whose product is MQHRPSDVAGHLSLQKALRRKGEENCKAISFELGRLRRPSPFSLVDRNNLKNQLKLSKASLFSVFDDHWCVKKGTLHLCRALQDKRSVFSTWASRVCSRNQFETSKILYFCSKGTLFREKLFSLSVLRGLCTDSRKRDSNFSQKNTQAVVKGQAAFVDYLHGTRGLQFTDAEHISKNSPIFLGRLLKKVENEEDVERALMRYFRYHPIYEFEPFFESVGLKPSEYNQLLPRDLMFLSDDEMLLENYHVLCNYGIARGKIGKIYKEAAEVFKYDFGLLSSKLQAYEALGLSKTSVIKLVASSPQLLVKEVDRMMFVKVLEQLESMGIQRDWIGGILSEKNTYNWGRTLMLLHFLHHLGLSSQEVAIFIRKQPNVISDGSGKTVFLLIGLLVKMGGREKEVIAMFTQFPSVQIGSYIKNVLRGLQFLIDIEMDHSDIQNLICTHMDIFGMCKLKRPNSIITTLNVGKKRLCKIIKNDPHELKKYAFGLKVTPLPNSGDDERSLMEKKKFLLRLGFVENSKEMNKALKVFRGKGDELQNRYDFLVKAGFDANDVSNMIKMAPQILNQKIDVLQRKLDFLLNNLGYPLSTLVAFPSCMSYTVGRVKLRFLMYDWLKDRARVNPGLALSSVLACSDKLFMKRFVNCDPKGPEVWENFKKALSSG
- the LOC120267922 gene encoding transcription termination factor MTEF18, mitochondrial-like, whose protein sequence is MMSSRLLSSISIYKMASQISVPLISYVLCGRIPVSQPKNQFFHRKIGTCVVSECVHRCSYFDSQKIGLFSGASIAKLQKNVTLFAERCFDCSSFCVKIRNVAVSGTLMNMHRKRYFSSTSIAQINGHAVILDANLAIDGQSVSRISRSDRIDAQNALFDYLHSTRSLNFTDAEHMSKNSPVFLQKLTAKLENEQDMGRSLSKFLCFNPINEFEPFFESLGLKPSEFHPLLPRNLIFLTDDGALLENYHVLCNYGVPRSKIGKMYWEAMEIFRYDSGVMSLKLQAYEELGLSRPTIIKLVTCCPTLLIGDVNVEFLCVVDKLKTFGIELDWLRGCLSDKSLYNWNRILEMLDFLDRMCCGKKELASLMRENPRFVFDDSGKKIYVLVAMLLKLGLSSNMILNLFVQYPRILAGKFTKYLLQSVQFLSEIGMENKDIARIISTHPQVFGTCTCRKSKVVLESSNLTAERLCEIIIEDPSQFSNLACRKKVTDANKPRVEGSYLQEKTNFLLKLGFVENSDEMAKALSKFRGRGDQLQERFDCLVNVGLDCHTVSEMVKLAPPLLNQSTDVIEKKINCLLNDLGYPLEALTAFPTFLCYNLEKIKLRFSMYRWLKKHGIVRPTKNRKIVNSKVALSTILACSDTRFLKYFVDLHPEGLQEWERLKKLSSDKMK
- the LOC120267669 gene encoding myb family transcription factor PHL5-like isoform X3 yields the protein MNTQKIVCHEHQQKSLNDDSFGCSIESFGSREEMNQQHLFQPCISDSFPSSFIGSNPASFYATELLMGFPWFDNRLRGAHSPTDTLPQFDCPAVSQNIDRVQFRNTAENELQSVGQSMQMMGEKVSPGKSNTNKTRIRWTQDLHEKFVEAVNRLGGAEKATPKGILKLMSSDGLTIYHIKSHLQKYRIAKYIPEAVAGKSGRRASMNDSQHLDPKCALEITEALRLQLDVQRSLHEQLEIQKNLQMRIEAQGKKLQQMFEQQLKTNINLVEPLNFDILFSDEQPITLDGDLSFEQYKRTD
- the LOC120267669 gene encoding myb family transcription factor PHL5-like isoform X2, which produces MNTQKIVCHEHQQKSLNDDSFGCSIESFGSREEMNQQHLFQPCISDSFPSSFIGSNPASFYATELLMGFPWFDNRLRGAHSPTDTLPQFDCPAVSQNIDRVQFRNTAENELQSVGQSMQMMGIQQEKVSPGKSNTNKTRIRWTQDLHEKFVEAVNRLGEATPKGILKLMSSDGLTIYHIKSHLQKYRIAKYIPEAVAGKSGRRASMNDSQHLDPKCALEITEALRLQLDVQRSLHEQLEIQKNLQMRIEAQGKKLQQMFEQQLKTNINLVEPLNFDILFSDEQPITLDGDLSFEQYKRTD
- the LOC120267669 gene encoding myb family transcription factor PHL5-like isoform X1; translated protein: MNTQKIVCHEHQQKSLNDDSFGCSIESFGSREEMNQQHLFQPCISDSFPSSFIGSNPASFYATELLMGFPWFDNRLRGAHSPTDTLPQFDCPAVSQNIDRVQFRNTAENELQSVGQSMQMMGIQQEKVSPGKSNTNKTRIRWTQDLHEKFVEAVNRLGGAEKATPKGILKLMSSDGLTIYHIKSHLQKYRIAKYIPEAVAGKSGRRASMNDSQHLDPKCALEITEALRLQLDVQRSLHEQLEIQKNLQMRIEAQGKKLQQMFEQQLKTNINLVEPLNFDILFSDEQPITLDGDLSFEQYKRTD